The genomic region GTGGcttatatatgtttgtaAATTCAGTggattacatatattttttatgcatgcttttataaaaagttaattatatgcttattatttatatacgtacaattatatgtatgtacaTATTCGTGCATGTTTTAAGCGGTCTTTTGAGAACACATAAAaatactaatatatttaaaaaaaaaggaatatgcatatctatttattatatatgttttctatataaaaattatattatataatgtttGTGTATGCAACTTAATTTTGAATGtacatacaaaaaaaatattatttgcatattatttaaaatatatttttgtataagtAACCCCAagttatactttttttctGAATAGTGCATGTaggtatatttttatgctttaaaagcaaaaaataaatacttatgtttatatagtattacatattcattttgggcttatttatttgctcCCTAtctttgtataaatatatgaataatgataccaaaaaaataattttataaagttTGACCAATATACAATAATACtcgttttatatttgttctgagaattcatatatacattttttttgcttttcataattttcgtctattaaatttttacaatattaAGCATATTCTTGGCAGGACCTTAATGCTGAGAAAAGTTACTCTTTCATttagtaaataataaacaataaataataaataaatatatatagaaaggGACAAACACAAGCGATATGCATGCTTTggcaaattaaaataattaaaaatagcaAGCATACCTACACACGCATATATGCATGCATATAGACATACATGAAAATCAATTTGTTTAGTATAttacatttaatttttacaaacaATTAAAGATACAACACAAAGAATGCTACCTACACATCACCGTACTTgctatatacatattatacatacacacttcaaaaaaataaatacacaCACATTCATATGTCCTCAAAAAAACGCATAAAGGTTGTGCTAGCTAaattacacatttttttctgaacaattcataaaataaatacaaaatattttttttttatgaacacgtcagaataatatataaatagtaataaccgaattttaatttttttcagacAGGTAGATTATCAAATATACagaaaaggaaaatgaGTAGTGCAATAATAAATTCCGATAATCGAAATTTGTTAAATAAGGAGGTAAAAGATGAATATAATGTAAAGACAAATAACGAGCTAAAAGTAAATCTTAATTTtcataacaataatataatttcaaATATGTTTTCAAATTTAAGTTTATATGAGTCaatgaataatttttttcaaattaataataagcattatatgttaaaatataataatcaaTTAAATCAAGCagattttaatatttcttattttcaaaacataaatgataaatatgtacaaaTATCACCATGGCATGATATCGATTTGATGAATGACGATGGGacatataatatgattGTTGAAATaccaaaatataattatataaaattagaaataaaattaacagaaaaatttaatgttattaaacaagatacaaaaaaaggaaaactacgatattatcataattCTATATATTGGAATTATGGAGCATTACCTCGAACTTATGAATATCCAAAACATGTATATAGTTGCAAATCCTCGGATggtcaaaaaatattttttactggTGATGATGACCCATTGGATGTGATAGACATAGGAAGCAATAGTTTGAAAATGGGACAAGTCGCTCCTGTTAAGGTAAGTCAAGCTAGATTACTTTATTTCATTCATCATATCATTCCTCGTATTGTTATTCATTTTGCTCCGCTTTACTTCTTACACTTTACAACAGGTTTTAGGAGCATTCACTTTAATCGACGAGGGTCAATTGGATTGGAAAATCATAGCTATCAATGTAAGGACTTTtggaaaaatatgcatgtgttcataatttttttggcAAGTTTGATGCCGGTCTATACCCaatttaatatgtttatatatgtatgtctatttttatttattgcagaaatatgatgaaaacttttcaaatataaatagtttggaagatatagaaaaatattatcccCATACCTTGAATTTGATGTTAGAATGGTTTCGCTCATATAAAATGGCTGATTCAAAAAAgctaaatataatatcaaaaaaattatataataaacaagatagtgaaaatttaataaaaaaagttcataattattatttagaaTTTTTGAAAGACATTAAAGAATTTTCACCAAGCTCATCATATGAAAGTACacatgaaaataatagtagTAATGCTACAAATAGTACTGAATGTTTTCAAActtcattttcatatacTAATTCAGACAATcctgtatataataatctaATACAAGATGTTAATATCGATTACTACAAACCTGATGAGGCATATAGGCCAAACATGGAAATATGGACtccataataaaaaaaatatatataaaaacaaattgtGAATTggcaaaatatatattattatttgataatGTAAAATAGCCATTTGCtttgtttaattattttatatgtaacaaattgtttatatttacatgttactaaatcaatatatttgtaaaatttttaaaaagaaattttatttaactttttgaattttcacgatgttttaaatatagatccccacatatatttatgattgTTATCCTTGTAAATATTGTAAATAagacaatattttttttttataaattttttaatatcttGGTCATCAATATAAGTAATTTCATATACTGGAAATTCCACATTTTCGTCACTACTTTCATTTTTCGAAAGAGTAAGTGTCTCTTCATTATCAGTCAATGTCCATACAGAATCGGCAGAATTAATTGGGTTGTTAAACATGTCTTTAATTATAGTATGTCCATAAATtgaaagagaaaaaaaatgattatcTATATCGATAAgaatatcttttttttttatatgttggcgtaataaaaaatataaagaaaaactatgaatattttctttccaaaaataatatttagtTCTTCCTTCAATCTCTTCACCTAAATCATATCCTTTTaatgtttgtttttttttaatattatcagTATATCCTctactatatttattttcactcatttctttttttaaatcgtcaaaatatttatctgttctttttttatgatgTTCATCTAATTGTGGATATAAATCTTTCCACATATAATGTTCTGGATCATATttcatttcattttctaattttttcattaaaaggtcactttttatttctaattcttttttagtTTCATGTTCTTCTCTTCTCTttaaaatttctttttgtCTTTCACTTATTTCCCCTTTATTTTGATTGTTTGCTTTTAGCTCTTCATCAAGCTTGCTTGTTTTGTTATTGTCATTAGTACCATCGTCTGCTTTCTTATCTATCTCACTGCTTATTTTATTGGcttgatttttttcattttcaaaagAGGGTTTAGAATTTTTATCCATCGGAATTGGGTCTACGTTAGGGATGGCGGGACTTCCTATCAAATTATTTGACGATCCTATTGAGTATTCTGATAAAAAGGATTTTGTTTGTTGTTCATCTGAAAATGAATTGGGAGATATACCCATCCATTTTTCATTCATACCATaaatattacataaatgcatttcaattttaatccaattttcatttaatataacaTCATAGACACTTTTGTCATGTTCATTAACAGGCTGATCATTGGATGTAAAATTTCTGAACAATAAAttattgttaatataaaaaatggatttttccaattttttcatagtaagtatacatttttgtataatattgtgactatataataatggaaaTTCGAGCATAGTagaatttgtatttttattatttaaaataattttatcattatatgtatcatatatattaaattcaaTTGTAACATTTGATTTCATATATCTCTGTTtatcaatataataatcttCATCTTCTTTTAACATTGGATCGGATAAAATTTTCTGAACATGGTCATCAAATATtgtactatttttatcttgTATGGCTagctcattttttttatcactttttttgtcgattttttcatcattttttttgtcatttttttccttttcttcATCTAAAATATCATCTTCGCCCTCTGTTACTAGTTGCTTCAATATATTTCCTCTATTAAaggaaaagaaatatttacttaaattttttttattatataatttaagtGATTCAACATATGTACCTAATTTTTgatcatcattattatcaaaaataaaattatagctatcttttttttcattatcaaaATCGTTTAAAATATCATTGTCTACaactttattttcatttgaattatttattgtttttgttACATTAGTTgtaatatcattttcatgtTTATCTAATTCATTATGTTCCTTTTTCAATGCCTCTCTTTTtgatttcaaaaaattaacataaGCATCTTTCATCCATGCACATATATCATTCACTAAAACTTTCGAGCTAACATATAccccatttttataaatatgttttaatatGTCATGCATACTTAAATCTAATGGTTTATCCgataaaacattttcttgagcctttaaattttcaatgacttttttttttttaataatttctcTTTCTTCTATAATATTATCTTCTTTACCTTTAATATAATCttctgtttttttaattgcttgattaaaattttcatcattgCTTTGGTCTGGATAAGAGCTACTAGTTCCATTAAAGTTATTTTCGTCTCCGtcatttgaaaataattcattttttttatttatgtctGTGTCATGTTTGTTTTCAtcagaaaatgataaactTATGGGCATATTACAATGGTTCCTTTCTCGTTTTACTCTATTTTTCAACAAgccatatttattatgacCATTCATGCAAATAGCGTtactataataaaataacttCTGTCTTACGCTTCTAAATTTTCTGAactgttcatatttttttttttttaaaatatcattattgGTGTAGTATGTTTTCCCAAAATTATGTGtgcaattttttaatagatttttttttttggtcacatagtcatatatattataaatataatgtgggtattgaaaattatctttttttctttttctattatatttaagggtatcatttttgtaaaaatacgAGTTCAAAGATGGTGTATATTTCTTAATTACATTGTTACATAAATTAAAGAGAAGGATATGCAATAATACCAAATATATCCATAATTTTCTCATTATTACATAAACATGTTTAGTTATTTCAACTATTACtattaatagtaataagctatatttatattactaCGACATTTTTTACTAAACTGTTAAAAACATATCATAAAAGGGATTGCCCTAAACATACGTTTAGCCTaccatttcttttttttcaaaccttttaaaatatatataatgtatatttatgatgttatatatttttttttcttttatttctctaaaatttatactttaaaattatggctaaatatgaaaaatgaaCATTCATATTGCCATTAGTActtatatgtaaatattagGTATACCTATGAGTAATCATAAACATGAGatctaaaatatttattttatttttattttaatattatttgtttccCCAAAATTATGAAGCAACGAAAGTTTGATTGCACAAATTTTTACACATGCCAATTCAGGtatgcatttttatatactattcatcaaaatgaatatttctatattttaacAGTAATTAagttatttacatttttttattttattatcattaggCCTTTATTtaacataattaaaaaaaatatatattaccaatgtaaataaaatacattgttttttttttataagggCAAATGGGTAGGCAATTGGTTGATCGCCATATATTTTCCTCGTGCTATTTCACATAACTACATAATAGTGTAATGAATTtggaattttattttgcaaGCGGAATTTCATCATGCATTATGAGTAAGGAAAAAGGTTTTGTCGATAGGACAATTGATATGATTTATGTGATTGATAATACTTGCCATATTTGATAGGAGAGTGCAACTATATTTCTATATGCTAAACACATACACTGGGATGATTACTTATttatagatataaataaatatgtatacatattttttatatgaccCTTCAACTAAATtaacttttaaaataacttttaaaataatttttaaattgataaaaaaaatatgaacaattaatgtgtttttttcatatggtaataatttatacacatttatgtagcgaaaataaagaaaatagacataccaaaaaaaaaaataaaaaaaaaaaaataaataaataaaataatagcagtaataataataaaaatagttaaaaaaatattgcttGTTCAtgcataatttattaatttttaaaagtattaatttttttagttattttcaaaaataatattcattttttagttattaatttcataattattcccccaattatttcatttgcaattattaattttcaaatttatttgttttgcattttttatgtatttatttcatcgaTTTTTggtattttcaattttatataaacttaaaatttaattaatgcGAATATTTCTCAAGATTTAAAAACTGGTTACACTCATTGTATAAGCTTTCATGTATCATATGAGAGTAATACTTTATGAGTGTATTATACACATTTTGAAATggggaaaaaaataaaaaaaaaatagtagcCTAACCGCAATAAATTGGCAATACAGAGAACCACAGTTCCCACTTTTATCAATTATAAAACCTTTTgcaatgttttaaaaaacatttttttatgaattgcGTATGCAGTATGATATACacataatattatactaCTAATATACAGTATAATTTGTTTCagttttttcgttttttttacaatattaacattaataaaatatttggaTAGAAAGTTttgaaaagaaatatataagtcAGGCAAAACGAGCACAATGAATGACACAGTGCCTAAACTTCCTTTTGATGAAATACGGAACGAGatgaataaatatggtGTTGCCATTACACCTTCAACTTTAAAACATCCAACCACAGAGGATGTTCAAGGAGTTTAtagtatatgtataaaatatattttaaataaagatattaataatataagaaTTGAAGAATTTACAGGAGATTTGAAAAGTTCAATGCCATCAATCGATGGGATACAAATTTTA from Plasmodium vinckei vinckei genome assembly, chromosome: PVVCY_04 harbors:
- a CDS encoding inorganic pyrophosphatase, putative, producing the protein MMKKLLLLHFLFFISKGFNYILNSRDMLIPFKIAHFVKIGIQTGRLSNIQKRKMSSAIINSDNRNLLNKEVKDEYNVKTNNELKVNLNFHNNNIISNMFSNLSLYESMNNFFQINNKHYMLKYNNQLNQADFNISYFQNINDKYVQISPWHDIDLMNDDGTYNMIVEIPKYNYIKLEIKLTEKFNVIKQDTKKGKLRYYHNSIYWNYGALPRTYEYPKHVYSCKSSDGQKIFFTGDDDPLDVIDIGSNSLKMGQVAPVKVLGAFTLIDEGQLDWKIIAINKYDENFSNINSLEDIEKYYPHTLNLMLEWFRSYKMADSKKLNIISKKLYNKQDSENLIKKVHNYYLEFLKDIKEFSPSSSYESTHENNSSNATNSTECFQTSFSYTNSDNPVYNNLIQDVNIDYYKPDEAYRPNMEIWTP